GCCACCATGGTGATCGCGGTGCCGACGGGCGTGAAGATCTTCTCGTGGATCGCCACCATGTGGGGCGGGTCGATCAGCTTCAGGCCGCCGATGGTCTGGGCGATCGGATTCATCTTCCTGTTCACCGTCGGCGGCGTGACCGGGGTGCAGCTCGCCAATGCCGGGCTCGACCGCTCGCTGCACGACACCTATTACGTGGTCGCGCATTTCCACTACGTGCTGTCGCTCGGCGCGGTGTTCGCGATCTTCGCAGGCTGGTACTACTGGTTCCCGAAGATCACCGGCTACATGTATAATGAGCGCGTGGCCCATATCCATTTCTGGGTCATGTTTGTCGGTGTGAACCTCGTGTTCTTCCCGCAGCACTTCCTCGGTCTTTCGGGCATGCCGCGCCGTTATATCGACTATCCTGACGCCTTTGCCGGCTGGAATGCTGTTTCGTCCTACGGCTCCTATATCTCGGCCATAGGGGTTCTCATTTTCCTCTACGGCATCTATGAGGCCTTTGCGAAAAAGCGGGTGGCTGGCGACAATCCCTGGGGTCCGGGCGCAACCACGCTCGAATGGCAGCTTTCCTCGCCGCCGCCCTACCACCAGTGGTCGGAACTGCCGCGCGTGCGCTGAGTTGCGCCACTGAAACGCATTGAAGGCCGCGCGCCGACCTGGGGCGCGCGGGCTTTCTCAAACAACGAGACTGAGCACAGAATGACAGTACTGGACAGCGAGACCGGCCTGGGACATGCCGATATCGGCCTATCGGAGGCGACGGCGCGCGATTACTTCGCGCTTTTGAAGCCGCGGGTGATGTCGCTGGTGGTGTTTACGGCCTTTGCCGGGCTGTTCCTGGCGCCCGGCCCGATCAACCCGGTCATGGGCGCGATCGCGATTCTCTGCATCGCCACCGGAGCAGGGGCCGCTGGCGCGCTCAACATGTGGTATGATTCCGATATCGATGCCGTCATGTCGCGCACGGCCAGGCGTCCCATCCCTGCCGGCCGCGTATCGCGTCAGGAGGCGCTTGCCTTCGGCATCGCGCTGTCGTGCTTTTCCGTCGCCACGCTCGGCCTTGCGGTCAACTGGTTTGCCGCCGGGCTGCTGGCGTTCACGATTCTGTACTACGCCGTCTTCTACACGATGTGGCTGAAGCGCTCGACGCCGCAGAACATCGTCATCGGCGGGGCGGCGGGCGCTTTCCCGCCCATGGTTGGCTGGGCGGCCGTCACCGGCGGCATCTCGCTGGACAGCATCATTCTGTTTTCCATCACCTTCCTGTGGACGCCGCCGCATTTCTGGGCTCTGGCGCTGTTCAAGATGCGCGATTATGACGATGTCGGCATCCCGATGATGCCGAATGTCGCCGGCGAGCAATCGACCAAGAACCAGATGCTGGCCTATGCCGTGCTGACGGCGATTGCCGGGGTCGCGCCCGCTCTGACGGGCCTCGCGAGCCCGTTCTATGCCGTCTTTGCCGGGGGGATGGGCGCTTATTTCGTCTATGCCGCGCTGAAAGTCCGGGCGATGCCCGAGGGGGATCAGCGCATGCTGCCGGCCAGGAAAATGTTCGGCTTCTCGATCGTCTACCTGTTTTCGGTCTTCGCCGCGCTGATTGTCGATCGCGCCGTCTTCATGCTTGTCGGCTGAGGGCGCCATGATCGAGACAGTCAAGCTTACAGAGAAGCAGAAGAAGGCCCGGCGGGGGCGCAACATCGCGCTCGGCCTGCTTCTGTTCGGCCTGGTGGTGCTGTTCTACGTCATCACCATGGTCAAGTTCGGTTCGGCCTGAGGAGAGGGAAGGCATGACGGAGGAGACAAGACAGAAACCGCGCAACAACGGCGCCATCGTCGCGATGTGCCTCGTCTTCGTCGTCGGCATGACAGGCATGAGCTTTGCCGCCGTGCCGCTCTACCGGATATTCTGCCAGGTGACCGGCTATAACGGCACGGCCCAGCGCGTCGAGCAATATTCGAACACCATCCTCGACAAGACCATCAAGGTCACCTTCGACGCCAATGTCGCGCCGGGCCTCGACTGGGAATTCAAGCCGATGCAGTCCTCCGTGTCGCCGAAGATCGGCGAGACGGTGCAGGTCATGTTTACGGCGCGTAACAAATCGAGCGAACCGATCAACGGTCAGGCGATCTTCAACGTGACGCCGCTGCAGGCCGGAGCCTATTTCAACAAGGTCGAGTGCTTCTGCTTTACCGATACGACGCTGCCGCCCGGAGAGACGCTGGAAATGCCGGTGGTGTTCTTCGTCGATCCGGCGATCACGGAGGCCGAGGAGACCAGGGACATCAAGGTGCTCACCCTGTCCTATACATTTTTCGAGCATGATCTGCCTGCCGCTTCCGAAGCTGCGGCACTGGAGGTAAAGGCTGCCGGTTCAAAAAGTTGACCGGCCGGCGTGAATTGCGGATTGTCATCTGCGGGGATTGATTAACGCAGCGAATTCGGCCCTTATGCTGCGTGGGAGAGGAAACGGGGACCATCAATGGCGGAAACGCAACACAAAAACCACGACTACCACATCATCGACCCGAGCCCCTGGCCGCTGGTCGCCTCGATCGGCGTTTTCCTGATGGCCTTCGGCGGCGTCGGCTACATGCGCTATCTGAGTGGCGGGTCGTTCACCATGTTCGGACTCAATCTGGCGCAGCCATGGCTGTTCCTGATCGGTCTGGTCGTCGTTCTCTACGTTCTGCACGGCTGGTGGTCGGATACGATCAAGGAGGGGCAGGAGGGTCATCATACGCCGGTCGTCTCGCTGCATCTGCGTTACGGCATGATCATGTTCATCGCGTCCGAGGTGATGTTCTTCGTGGCGTGGTTCTGGGCCTTCTTCGATGCGAGCCTGTTTACCGGAGAGGCAATCCAGGCCTCCCGCGTCGAGGCAACGGGGGGTACGTGGCCGCCTGAGGGCATTGCCGTTGTCGACCCCTGGCACTTCCCGCTCTACAACACGGTCATCCTGCTCCTGTCCGGCACGACGCTGACCTGGGCGCATCATGCGCTGTTGCATGGCGATCGCAAGGGGCTGATCCAGGGGCTGACGCTGACGGTAGTGCTCGGCCTGCTGTTCACCGGCGTTCAGGCCTACGAATATTACGAGGCGCCGTTCGCCTTCAAGAATTCGATCTACGGCGCGACCTTCTTCATGGCGACCGGGTTTCACGGCTTTCACGTCATCGTCGGCACGATCTTTCTGATCGTCTGTCTGGTGCGCGCCGCGCGCGGCGCCTTCACGCCGGAGCGACATTTCGGGCTCGAAGCGGCGGCCTGGTACTGGCACTTCGTCGACGTCGTCTGGCTGTTCCTGTTCTTCACGATCTATATCTGGGGCGGCTGGGGCGCGCCGCTTGCCGAAACCGGACATTGATCCTAAGTTCACGGTCGCCGCGTCAGAAAATGCGGCGGCCGTCTTTCTTTTGTGAGGCACCGTCATCGATATCCATGAAGAAAAGACCGCTTCGGGCGGGCGCTATTTCGCCAATGTCGATGGCCATGAAGCCGAGATGACCTATTCGCGCGCATCCACGAAGCTTGTCATCATCGATCACACCGGCGTGCCCGACGCGCTGCGCGGCAAGGGCGTCGGTCAGGCGCTCGCCGAACATGCCGTCAATGCGGCGCGCCAGGGCGGCTGGAAAATTGTACCCCTCTGTCCGTTCTTCAAGGCGCTCAGTATCCGCCATGAAGAGTGGCGGGATGTCATTCAGTAAGAGGCGCCGCGCCGGTCTCGTTGCGGGGCGAACCGTTCCATGTCAAATCACGACCACAATCGGAAACCCGCAGGCATGATATTGCCGGGCCTTGCCGGCCGTTGCCCGCGCTGCGGCAAGGGAAAGCTGTTCGACGGCTTCCTGACGCTGAAGCCGGAATGCGAGAACTGCGGGCTCGACTATGGCTTTGCCGATTCGGGCGACGGGCCGGCTGTCTTCGTCATGTTCGCCGTCGGCTTTCTGGTGATTGCGCTGGTGCTCTGGACGGAAATTTCCTATTCGCCGCCGCTCTGGGTGCATGCGCTCATCTGGGTGCCGGTCACCATCGCGCTGTCGCTTGGCGCGCTCAGGGCCTTCAAGGGCGTACTGATCGGCCTGCAATATCGCCACAGCGCCGCGGAAGGCGTGATCGATCGCTCCGACGATGCCTGAGCGCCGTCTGTCGCCCTTCGGCATTTTCGGGCTCGCGCTGGCGTTTGTTGCCTTCACGGCGCTGATCCTGCTTGGCAACTGGCAGGTTCGCCGGCTCCACTGGAAGGAAGACCTGCTGGCGACCGTCGAGGCCCGCTTGGCTTCGCCGCCGGTGTCGCTAGCCGAGATCGAGACGATGGCGGCGGAGGGCGCGGATATCCGCTACCGGCCGGTAACGGTTACCGGTACGTTTGAACATGACCGCGAGCGGCACTATTTCGCGACTTTCGAGGGCCTGTCCGGCTATTACATCTACACGCCGCTGAGGCTCGAGG
This window of the Martelella lutilitoris genome carries:
- a CDS encoding heme o synthase, with the protein product MTVLDSETGLGHADIGLSEATARDYFALLKPRVMSLVVFTAFAGLFLAPGPINPVMGAIAILCIATGAGAAGALNMWYDSDIDAVMSRTARRPIPAGRVSRQEALAFGIALSCFSVATLGLAVNWFAAGLLAFTILYYAVFYTMWLKRSTPQNIVIGGAAGAFPPMVGWAAVTGGISLDSIILFSITFLWTPPHFWALALFKMRDYDDVGIPMMPNVAGEQSTKNQMLAYAVLTAIAGVAPALTGLASPFYAVFAGGMGAYFVYAALKVRAMPEGDQRMLPARKMFGFSIVYLFSVFAALIVDRAVFMLVG
- a CDS encoding cytochrome c oxidase assembly protein yields the protein MTEETRQKPRNNGAIVAMCLVFVVGMTGMSFAAVPLYRIFCQVTGYNGTAQRVEQYSNTILDKTIKVTFDANVAPGLDWEFKPMQSSVSPKIGETVQVMFTARNKSSEPINGQAIFNVTPLQAGAYFNKVECFCFTDTTLPPGETLEMPVVFFVDPAITEAEETRDIKVLTLSYTFFEHDLPAASEAAALEVKAAGSKS
- a CDS encoding cytochrome c oxidase subunit 3, whose amino-acid sequence is MAETQHKNHDYHIIDPSPWPLVASIGVFLMAFGGVGYMRYLSGGSFTMFGLNLAQPWLFLIGLVVVLYVLHGWWSDTIKEGQEGHHTPVVSLHLRYGMIMFIASEVMFFVAWFWAFFDASLFTGEAIQASRVEATGGTWPPEGIAVVDPWHFPLYNTVILLLSGTTLTWAHHALLHGDRKGLIQGLTLTVVLGLLFTGVQAYEYYEAPFAFKNSIYGATFFMATGFHGFHVIVGTIFLIVCLVRAARGAFTPERHFGLEAAAWYWHFVDVVWLFLFFTIYIWGGWGAPLAETGH
- a CDS encoding GNAT family N-acetyltransferase yields the protein MDIHEEKTASGGRYFANVDGHEAEMTYSRASTKLVIIDHTGVPDALRGKGVGQALAEHAVNAARQGGWKIVPLCPFFKALSIRHEEWRDVIQ
- a CDS encoding DUF983 domain-containing protein; protein product: MILPGLAGRCPRCGKGKLFDGFLTLKPECENCGLDYGFADSGDGPAVFVMFAVGFLVIALVLWTEISYSPPLWVHALIWVPVTIALSLGALRAFKGVLIGLQYRHSAAEGVIDRSDDA